A region of Marnyiella aurantia DNA encodes the following proteins:
- a CDS encoding cell division protein FtsQ/DivIB: MKKKWRLLKILATVIIFGLLLSFSLKRFNNAPMENVSINMVYPKGLEKVYFIDEKNVMDFIRKANPSRKIGDIDIPALEKEINNFPSVDSANVYLNLNGALNVDIMQRVPAFRLNRGGENFYVDRKGNEFPLSKIYSHPTMLVQGDVKRSEYLQVAELVKKIEKDDFSRKYFIGIAKEGGDYNLLTSDGHYRVELGSLEKIELKVKGFRTFVEKFLVFQEPEKYSRVSVKYDNQIVTTLNPGYGKNDSMITASSKELVKYAAERAQRTSGTATVR; the protein is encoded by the coding sequence ATGAAAAAAAAATGGAGACTTCTGAAGATTCTGGCAACCGTAATCATTTTCGGCTTGCTGCTCAGCTTTTCCCTGAAGCGCTTCAATAATGCGCCTATGGAAAATGTATCCATTAACATGGTCTATCCAAAAGGCCTGGAGAAGGTATACTTCATCGACGAAAAAAACGTAATGGATTTTATACGGAAGGCAAATCCTTCCCGGAAAATCGGCGATATTGATATTCCTGCACTGGAAAAGGAGATAAATAATTTCCCCTCGGTGGACAGCGCCAATGTTTATCTGAACCTGAACGGCGCTCTGAATGTAGATATCATGCAGCGCGTGCCTGCCTTCAGACTGAACAGGGGTGGCGAAAACTTTTATGTAGACAGAAAAGGGAATGAATTCCCCCTGTCCAAAATATATTCTCATCCCACAATGCTGGTGCAGGGCGATGTGAAACGCAGCGAATATCTGCAGGTAGCAGAGCTGGTGAAGAAAATAGAGAAAGATGATTTCAGCCGGAAATATTTTATAGGCATCGCAAAGGAAGGCGGAGATTACAACCTGCTTACAAGTGATGGTCACTATAGGGTGGAACTTGGTTCATTGGAAAAAATAGAACTTAAAGTTAAAGGCTTCCGGACATTTGTGGAAAAATTCCTGGTGTTCCAGGAACCGGAAAAGTACAGCCGGGTTTCTGTAAAATATGATAACCAGATTGTAACCACCCTGAATCCGGGTTACGGAAAGAATGACAGCATGATTACCGCTTCCAGCAAGGAATTGGTTAAATATGCTGCAGAGCGGGCACAGCGAACCTCCGGCACGGCAACAGTCCGGTAA